One Brassica napus cultivar Da-Ae chromosome C4, Da-Ae, whole genome shotgun sequence genomic region harbors:
- the LOC106421663 gene encoding fructose-1,6-bisphosphatase, chloroplastic isoform X1 produces MAATAGATPSSHLLLSSSRHVAASPQPRILFPSLSGKRVAVGKNHHATGVRCMAVAADATAETKPAAKKKSGYELQTLTSWLLRQEMKGEIDTELTIVMSSIAMACKQIASLVQRAGISNLTGVQGAVNIQGEDQKKLDVVSNEVFSNCLRSSGRTGIIASEEEDVPVAVEESYSGNYVVVFDPLDGSSNIDAAVSTGSIFGIYSPNDECLPDSDDTSALGSEEERCIVNVCQPGNNLLAAGYCMYSSSVIFVLTLGKGVFAFTLDPMYGEFVLTQENIEIPKAGKIYSFNEGNYQMWDENLKKYIDDLKDPGPSGKPYSARYIGSLVGDFHRTLLYGGIYGYPRDAKSKNGKLRLLYECAPMSFIVEQAGGKGSDGHHRVLDIQPTEIHQRVPLYIGSKEEVEKLEKYLA; encoded by the exons ATGGCAGCAACCGCCGGAGCAACACCGTcgtctcatcttcttctctcaaGCTCTCGCCATGTGGCGGCCTCACCTCAGCCACGAATCCTTTTCCCATCTCTGAGCGGGAAACGAGTAGCAGTTGGGAAAAACCATCATGCTACTGGAGTGAGGTGTATGGCGGTTGCGGCGGATGCTACGGCGGAGACTAAACCGGCTGCAAAGAAAAAGAGTGGGTATGAGCTTCAAACACTGACGAGCTGGTTGCTGAGACAGGAGATGAAAGGGGAGATAGATACAGAGCTGACGATAGTGATGTCGAGCATAGCGATGGCTTGTAAGCAGATCGCTTCGTTAGTTCAGCGGGCTGGAATCTCTAATCTGACGGGCGTTCAAGGAGCTGTTAACATTCAGGGAGAGGATCAGAAAAAGCTTGACGTCGTCTCCAACGAG GTGTTTTCGAACTGTTTGAGATCAAGTGGAAGAACGGGAATCATAGCGTCGGAGGAAGAGGATGTGCCAGTGGCGGTGGAAGAAAGTTACTCTGGCAACTATGTAGTCGTGTTCGACCCTCTTGACGGTTCCTCCAACATTGACGCAGCCGTCTCCACGGGTTCCATCTTCGGTATCTACAGCCCCAATGATGAGTGTCTCCCCGACTCCGACGATACCTCCGCT CTTGGGTCAGAAGAAGAAAGGTGTATAGTAAACGTATGCCAGCCAGGGAATAACTTGCTAGCAGCTGGCTACTGTATGTACTCAAGCTCAGTCATCTTCGTTCTTACTTTAGGCAAAGGCGTTTTCGCCTTCACCCTCGACCCAATGTATGGCGAGTTCGTCCTCACGCAAGAGAACATTGAGATTCCGAAAGCCGGGAAAATCTACTCTTTCAACGAAGGGAACTACCAGATGTGGGATGAGAATCTAAAGAAGTACATTGATGATCTCAAGGACCCTGGTCCAAGTGGGAAGCCTTACTCAGCAAGGTACATTGGAAGTTTGGTCGGTGATTTTCATAGGACTTTGTTGTACGGTGGGATTTACGGGTACCCTCGTGACGCCAAGAGCAAAAACGGCAAGCTTAGGCTTTTGTATGAGTGTGCACCTATGAGTTTCATTGTTGAACAAGCCGGAGGGAAAGGATCAGATGGACACCATAGAGTCCTAGATATCCAACCGACCGAG ATACATCAGAGGGTTCCACTCTACATTGGAAGcaaagaagaagtggagaagctgGAGAAGTACTTGGCTTGA
- the BNAC04G26560D gene encoding uncharacterized protein BNAC04G26560D: MSYSSLKLPIFLILSSLLHAALGEDIICENLPTNMCAFSISASGKRCLLETANVAGEYTCRTSAVEVEGIVNHVESDECVAACGVDRKTVGISSDAMMEAGFAAKICSPACLDYCPNILDLYFNLAAGEGAFLPDLCDAQRTNPHRSMLEMLSSGGAAPGPVSETAPGPVSDSSAPALAPAAM, encoded by the exons ATGTCTTATTCTTCCCTCAAATTGCCAATCTTTCTCATTCTCTCATCTCTTCTCCATGCTGCTTTAG GAGAAGACATCATATGCGAGAATCTGCCCACAAATATGTGCGCGTTCTCGATATCGGCTTCCGGGAAAAGATGTTTATTGGAGACAGCTAACGTCGCCGGAGAATACACTTGTCGGACTTCCGCGGTGGAGGTTGAAGGAATCGTAAACCACGTGGAGAGCGATGAGTGTGTAGCCGCTTGTGGTGTTGATCGGAAAACCGTAGGGATCTCCTCGGACGCAATGATGGAGGCAGGGTTCGCCGCTAAGATTTGCTCTCCGGCTTGTTTGGATTATTGCCCTAACATCCTTGATCTTTATTTCAATCTTGCCGCCGGTGAAG GTGCATTTTTACCTGATCTGTGTGATGCTCAACGGACAAATCCCCACCGTTCGATGTTGGAAATGCTCAGTTCCGGCGGCGCAGCTCCTGGACCAGTGTCCGAGACTGCTCCAGGCCCTGTCTCCGACTCCTCAGCCCCTGCTCTAGCTCCGGCTGCTATgtaa